A single genomic interval of Nostoc commune NIES-4072 harbors:
- a CDS encoding response regulator transcription factor, translated as MNEISIILIEDHDLTRMGLRAALQSHSALKVIGEAANATQGLKLLETAKPDVAVVDIGLPDMDGIELTRKFKRHQAETGQSSTKILILTMDHTEDAVLAAFAAGADSYYMKETSISKLTEAIQATHGGNSWIDPAIANVVLRKMRQGIPGESQGSDKTPKTVKIEALASEYEQVLETYPLTQRELEILELIVAGCSNGQIAEKLYITVGTVKTHVRNILNKLCADDRTQAAVRALRSGLVA; from the coding sequence ATGAATGAAATTAGCATTATTTTAATTGAAGATCATGACTTAACGCGAATGGGGCTACGAGCAGCATTACAGTCTCACAGCGCATTGAAAGTAATTGGCGAAGCAGCAAATGCTACCCAAGGATTAAAACTTTTAGAAACGGCAAAGCCAGATGTAGCAGTTGTAGATATCGGTTTGCCTGACATGGATGGCATTGAACTCACTCGTAAATTTAAACGCCACCAAGCTGAAACTGGGCAATCGTCAACCAAGATTTTGATCCTGACAATGGATCATACAGAAGATGCTGTACTTGCAGCCTTCGCGGCGGGTGCTGATTCTTATTACATGAAAGAAACAAGTATCAGTAAATTAACTGAGGCAATCCAAGCGACTCACGGCGGTAACTCTTGGATTGATCCGGCAATTGCCAACGTGGTATTGCGGAAGATGCGGCAAGGTATTCCTGGAGAGAGCCAAGGTTCTGATAAAACGCCGAAAACTGTAAAAATTGAGGCATTGGCGTCAGAATACGAGCAAGTTTTGGAAACATACCCCCTGACTCAACGAGAACTAGAAATCCTCGAATTGATTGTAGCTGGGTGTAGCAATGGGCAAATTGCCGAGAAACTCTACATTACAGTTGGTACTGTGAAGACCCATGTTCGTAATATTCTAAATAAACTATGTGCGGATGACCGTACCCAAGCTGCTGTAAGGGCTTTACGTTCTGGGTTGGTAGCGTAA
- a CDS encoding lipid-A-disaccharide synthase-related protein, producing MSNVSRLSLTSNSQAATSPLHLLILSNGHGEDIIAVRILQELQRQLNPPEIFALPLVGEGHAYQQLDIPLIGSVRTMPSGGFIYMDGRQLARDVRGGLLQLTLTQIKAIRRWVSSQKKLGHKRAILAVGDILPLLFATFSGANYAFVGTAKSEYYVRDEAGLLPRKSKNMRWENFSGSVYHPWERWLMSRRRCQAVFLRDALTTETLKQWPIPAFYLGNPMMDALQPTFSRQQFYSQDSQQQEIVRPFVVTLLPGSRPPEAYANWETIMIAVSALMASFQERNSIFYTSNRVIFLGAIAPGLDSHILSQSVQSQGWRTESACPIQIADASVLTFKQRNAYLLLTQKAYNDCLHLGDIAIAMAGTATEQFIGLGKPAIAIPGNGPQYNRGFAEAQSRLLGSSLILVEQPAEVAKVVQSLFKDPDILQIIAENGLRRMGKPGAALRIAECLQERF from the coding sequence ATGAGTAATGTATCCCGATTATCCCTAACCTCTAATTCTCAAGCTGCAACTTCTCCTTTACACTTACTTATATTAAGTAATGGTCATGGGGAAGATATCATTGCAGTTCGGATTTTACAAGAACTCCAACGACAATTAAATCCACCAGAAATCTTTGCTTTACCTCTGGTGGGTGAAGGACATGCTTACCAACAGTTGGATATTCCCCTCATTGGTTCAGTCCGCACTATGCCTTCTGGCGGCTTTATTTATATGGATGGCCGCCAATTAGCGCGGGATGTACGCGGTGGTTTATTACAACTTACCCTTACCCAGATAAAAGCTATTCGTCGTTGGGTGAGTTCTCAAAAAAAATTAGGTCATAAAAGAGCGATTTTAGCGGTGGGAGATATTTTGCCACTGTTGTTTGCAACTTTCAGTGGCGCTAATTATGCTTTTGTAGGTACGGCGAAATCTGAATATTATGTGCGGGATGAAGCTGGATTATTACCACGGAAATCTAAAAATATGCGTTGGGAAAACTTTTCTGGTTCAGTTTACCATCCTTGGGAACGTTGGTTAATGAGTCGTCGCCGTTGTCAGGCGGTGTTTCTTAGAGATGCACTGACGACGGAAACATTAAAACAATGGCCAATTCCAGCTTTTTATTTGGGTAATCCTATGATGGATGCTCTGCAACCGACCTTTTCACGCCAACAATTTTATAGTCAGGATAGCCAACAACAAGAGATAGTTCGACCTTTTGTAGTGACTCTTCTTCCTGGTTCCCGTCCGCCAGAGGCATACGCCAACTGGGAAACAATTATGATTGCTGTATCTGCGTTGATGGCAAGTTTCCAGGAGCGAAATTCGATTTTCTATACTTCTAACAGAGTGATCTTTTTAGGTGCGATCGCTCCGGGTTTAGACTCTCATATTTTATCCCAAAGTGTCCAATCCCAAGGCTGGCGCACTGAATCAGCATGTCCTATCCAAATTGCTGATGCGAGTGTATTGACATTTAAACAAAGGAATGCATACTTACTGCTGACACAAAAAGCTTATAATGATTGCTTACATTTGGGAGACATAGCGATCGCTATGGCAGGTACAGCCACAGAACAGTTTATCGGTTTAGGAAAACCTGCGATCGCGATTCCTGGTAATGGGCCTCAATATAACCGTGGCTTTGCTGAAGCTCAAAGTCGTCTTCTAGGCTCATCTTTGATTTTAGTTGAGCAGCCAGCAGAAGTAGCGAAGGTTGTACAGTCTCTATTCAAAGATCCTGATATTTTGCAAATTATTGCCGAAAATGGTCTACGACGCATGGGTAAACCCGGAGCAGCACTACGCATTGCAGAATGTTTACAGGAACGATTTTGA
- a CDS encoding type 1 glutamine amidotransferase domain-containing protein, translated as MSQKVLVVLTSHDTLGNTGKETGYYLPEVSHPVAVFERAGLTVDYVSPKGGKAPMIGIDLNDPANAAFINNPEKMAKVENTLNPSEVDPSAYDAIFYAGGHGTMWDFADNSQLASIAASIYERGGVVSAVCHGPAGLVNIRLSNNEYLVAGKKVSVFTNEEETAAGLTDVVPFLLEAKLIERGATVDKAPNFQAKSVVSDRLVTGQNPASATGVAEKVVELLKQQSPSLTSSPGWAG; from the coding sequence ATGTCTCAAAAGGTTCTAGTTGTTTTAACAAGCCATGACACCTTGGGGAACACAGGCAAAGAAACTGGATACTATTTGCCAGAAGTGAGCCACCCAGTCGCCGTTTTCGAGCGAGCTGGCTTGACTGTTGATTACGTCAGTCCCAAAGGTGGGAAAGCACCCATGATTGGAATTGATCTTAATGATCCAGCGAATGCTGCGTTTATCAACAACCCTGAGAAGATGGCAAAGGTGGAGAATACTTTGAACCCAAGTGAGGTTGATCCATCAGCTTATGATGCAATCTTCTATGCGGGTGGACATGGTACGATGTGGGATTTTGCTGACAATTCTCAGTTGGCTAGCATTGCAGCAAGCATCTACGAACGAGGTGGTGTAGTTTCTGCGGTGTGTCATGGCCCTGCTGGGTTGGTCAACATCCGACTTTCAAACAATGAGTATTTAGTAGCCGGAAAGAAAGTGTCTGTCTTCACCAATGAAGAAGAAACAGCAGCAGGATTAACCGATGTTGTACCCTTTCTGTTAGAAGCAAAGTTGATTGAGCGGGGTGCAACAGTAGATAAAGCACCGAACTTTCAGGCAAAAAGCGTGGTGAGCGATCGCTTGGTTACTGGACAAAACCCAGCCTCAGCAACAGGTGTTGCTGAAAAGGTCGTAGAACTTCTGAAACAGCAAAGTCCTAGCCTTACCTCAAGCCCAGGTTGGGCCGGATAG